A window of the Henckelia pumila isolate YLH828 chromosome 3, ASM3356847v2, whole genome shotgun sequence genome harbors these coding sequences:
- the LOC140892551 gene encoding uncharacterized protein — protein MDELTSKSERLNFARVSIEVDLLQPLHKNIFIGLVDQTIQQRVVYEALSKYCFDCCHVGHGREKCYVNGRVPRPPPKSKKLSDLRDVIIEKRARESTPMGQEEKQKSRDIGSSNGPRLEWKQVGSKKRNESVIDVLDERSPVNLRGSLSLNRFDPLLADMNEEIVLAKTQYVPEQSFGRDWKVEVRGEWVNGVFIEEGMRGIDEQSPFKKLVPNQDSSAEKSQQGMHENAQRSRFHDSSLLDLADKFRAALYEEDKDGREILNGAQQLSVNNDGALRDGAPLVQQHIRMETAILDDSEDIVVESGVSKCITILESMPEDYQVEVRENSLKRGRGRPSKKRDRLLHWELETVRLNSNNPRDERELSCLVIKLKRLKHHLKWWNKEVFGNIHDKVKALDLAATLAEESFDAVPSAKNRTARSLAQLTCRSVYPWRRHSGNKKRLLSGWWMVRKILNFFIIWLIVEDPGI, from the exons ATGGACGAGTTAACGTCAAAATCTGAACGTCTGAACTTTGCTCGGGTGTCTATAGAAGTTGATCTACTACAGCCTTTACACAAGAATATTTTTATCGGATTAGTGGACCAAACGATACAACAGCGTGTGGTATATGAAGCTTTGTCAAAATATTGTTTTGATTGTTGCCATGTTGGGCACGGCAGAGAGAAATGTTATGTGAATGGCAGAGTTCCGCGACCACCTCccaaatcaaaaaaattatctgatTTGCGAGATGTCATCATAGAAAAGAGAGCGAGGGAGTCAACACCAATGGGGCaggaagaaaaacaaaaatctAGGGATATTGGGAGTTCGAATGGCCCTCGGCTGGAATGGAAGCAAGTAGGATCAAAGAAGAGAAATGAGTCGGTGATTGATGTTCTCGATGAGAGAAGTCCTGTGAATCTACGGGGGTCTCTTAGCTTGAATCGTTTTGATCCGCTTCTTGCTGATATGAATGAAGAGATTGTGCTCGCAAAGACACAGTATGTTCCTGAACAATCTTTTGGGCGGGACTGGAAAGTTGAGGTTAGGGGAGAGTGGGTGAATGGTGTTTTTATTGAGGAAGGAATGCGGGGTATTGATGAACAATCTCCATTTAAAAAATTGGTACCAAATCAGGATTCGTCTGCGGAGAAATCTCAACAAGGGATGCATGAGAATGCTCAGAGAAGTAGGTTCCATGACTCAAGTTTGCTGGACTTGGCGGATAAATTCCGGGCAGCTTTGTATGAGGAAGATAAGGATGGTCGGGAAATTCTGAATGGTGCCCAGCAGTTGTCGGTTAATAATGATGGAGCTCTTAGAGATGGGGCTCCACTTGTGCAGCAGCACATTCGGATGGAGACAGCCATTTTGGATGATTCAGAAGATATTGTTGTTGAAAGTGGGGTCTCCAAATGTATTACCATTCTTGAATCCATGCCAGAGGATTATCAAGTTGAGGTTAGAGAAAATTCTCTTAAACGAGGGCGTGGGAGACCTTCGAAAAAACGAGATCGATTACTGCATTGGGAACTCGAG ACGGTCAGGTTAAATTCGAATAATCCTCGTGATGAGAGGGAACTTAGCTGTCTGGTAATTAAATTGAAAAGGCTTAAGCATCATCTTAAATGGTGGAACAAGGAGGTTTTCGGGAACATTCACGACAAGGTTAAGGCTCTCGACTTGGCTGCTACACTCGCAGAAGAAAGCTTTGATGCAGTTCCATCTGCAAAAAATAGGACTGCACGATCTTTGGCCCAGCTAACTTGTCGATCGGTTTATCCATGGAGGAGGCATTCTGGAAACAAAAAGCGTCTGCTAAGTGGATGGTGGATGGTGAGAAAAATACTAAACTTTTTCATAATATGGTTAATCGTAGAAGATCCAGGAATATAA